Genomic DNA from Providencia sp. PROV188:
GAAGTTGGTGAAGTCAAAAGCCAGCACGGATTACCTATTTATGTGCCTGAGCGTGAATCTAGTATGTTGGCGGCTCGCCGAGCAGAAGCGGAGCGAATGGGGATCCCGCCTGATCTGATTGAAGATATTCTTCGACGGATCATGCGTGAGTCCTATGCGCGCGAAAATGACAAAGGATTTAAAACACTGAACCCTACCGCCGGTCCGATTGTGATCGTCGGTGGGAATGGGAAAATGGGGCGGTTATTTCATCGTCTACTTTCCCTTTCTGGCTATCAGGTTAAATTGCTGGGTGAGCAGGATTGGGATAATGCGGCTTCGATAGTCTCTGGTGCAAGCGTGGTGATGATTAGTGTACCTATCCACCTCACTGTTGATGTCATTAAACGTTTGCCTACTTTAGACCCAGAAACAATTTTAGTAGACATTGCTTCTGTGAAGCAAAAGCCACTCGAGGCCATGCTATCTGTGCATCAAGGCCCTGTATTAGGATTACATCCGATGTTTGGTCCTGATATTGGTAGTGTTGCCAAGCAAGTTTTTGCATTCTGTGATGGGCGAAAGGCGGAGTCTTATCAATGGCTGCTGGAGCAGCTACAAGTTTGGGGCGCACGTTTGAAAGCGATTAAGCCTGAAGAACACGATCGTAATATGAGTTTTATTCAGGCGTTACGCCACTTTACGACGTTTACTTATGGGCAAAATTTAGCGAAAGAGCAGGTTGATCTACAACAGTTGTTGGATCTCTCTTCCCCAATTTATCGTCTTGAATTGGCAATGGTAGGGCGCTTGTTTGCACAAGATCCACAATTGTATGCAGATATCATCATGTCTTCGGACGAAAATGTTGAATTGATCCGCCGTTATTACCAGCTTTTGGGGCAATCCATTGAAATGCTGGAGCGCAAAGATAAAGCTGAATTTATTCGACAATTTGAGCAAGTCAGCCAGTGGTTTGGTGAAGATGCACATCATTTTATGAAAGAAAGCCAGTCTCTATTACAGCGGGCGAACGATAACCGTAAATAATTTCTTTTAGCCATTACTCTATAAATCGATGAAAAAGGGTAATGGCTATCTTTATGCTAAAAGTGCTAAATGCATTTCCATTATTAATATTTATAATAAATAAGTAATTGTACTTATTTCTGTAGTTTATCCTAAATTTATAATTGAGTTTCTTCCTTAAGTAGGTTTATCCACCAATTAATTAGAAATTAATCAATTTATAATATCGATATTTATAAATTAAACGATTTATCTAATAAAGATCCCTTGCCATTGACCGATAACACTAATCATTAAATGATGATAAGTGTGGTAAACCTATGTCTTTTAAGAACCTCAAAATTAGTTTGAAATTAACTATCGCGTTTGGCGTTTTCATCACGCTAATTGTTTTAAGTTCTCTGTTTTCATTAGTAAATATGAATCGAGCAAATGAAAGCATTCAGAACGTCATTTTTAAAAGTTATCCAATAACCGCTAATGCAAACTCGGTGATGGATAATTTTTATTCTTATATTGGTATCCAAGAATTGATTTTATTGGATGACCGAGGGAGTGAAAAACGCAAGGAAGAGCTAGTTAAAATTAGCCAAAATATTTCTGATCTGTTGGATGAGTTGGATCGAAGTATAACTGATAGCCGTTCTCGTGAAGTGCTTGATAATATCCAAGAGGTGAGAGCTAAATTTATTAGTACTCAGCAACAGATGATGGAGTTTATGAATCAGGGAAATCGTCAAGCTGCGATTGAAATGATGATGACAAAAACATCAGCTATTCAGCGAGAATATCGTGAGCAAGTCCAAAACCTGATAGCCATCCAAAATATGTTGATGCAAGAAACGGGTTATCAGGTGGAAGATGACTATAAAGCAAATCGTGTTTTATTGGCATTTTTATCAATCATTAGCATTGTTGTGGGCTGCGTTATGGGGTGGTACATCACGCGTATTATCACTAAACCTTTAGAGCAAGCGGTTGATTTTGCTAAATCAATTGCCAGTGGTGATTTGACCCAAAATATTCAAGCGCAATCTAAAGATGAAACTGGGATCTTACTTGAATCGCTCAGTGAAATGAAAGGGCACCTACTTGAGATTGTCCAAGAAGTTCAAAATGGATCTGAGAGTATTTCTGCGGCAGCAGGGCAAATTGTTGCGGGTAATCAGAACTTAGCCGCTAGAACGGAAGAGCAAGCGGCTTCTGTTGAGCAAACGGCAAGTTCGATGGAGCAAATTACATCCACGGTACAGAACACCACAGAACATACCCATGAAGCGACAATGTTAGCTGATAATACGGCTGTGACAGTCAAAAACAATGGTCAGATGATGGTTCAGCTAACCGATAAAATGCGCGCAATTAATGGTTCATCTCAAAAAATGACGGATATTATTAACTTAATCGACTCTATTGCCTTCCAAACGAATATCTTAGCCTTGAACGCGTCTGTTGAAGCAGCAAGGGCAGGAGAGCATGGTCGTGGTTTTGCGGTAGTAGCGGGTGAAGTGAGATTATTGGCGCAAAAAAGTGCTGCATCGGCCAGTGATATTCGTTCGTTAATCGAAAACTCCTCTTCACAAACCCAAGAAGGTATGGAATTGGTTGAACAAGCTAGCCAGCAGATCCACGGTATGGTCGCCAGTGTTGAAGAGATGAATGCGTTATTGCGTGAAATTGGTCAAGCGAGTAGGGAGCAGAGCGATGGTATTTCACAAATTAACAGCGCCGTGGGGCAATTGGATTTAACAACACAACAAAATGCGGGGCTGGTGGAAGAGTCGGTCGTAGCGGCAGATTCGTTGAATGACCAAGCTTACCACCTTCAAGAGCTGGTTAATTACTTTAAACTCAGCGCGACAATACAAAAATCGTGATTGACAGAAATCGTAATTAATAAAAATAACACAGGCTAATGACCTGTGTTATTTTTTTGAGCCAAAATTAAGGCGTCATTTTTTCTGGCTCTACAGGAACGATATTTTCAGATGGGTAGCAGCCAAGAATTTTAATTGAGCGGGTGATCTCAGCTAATTCTTTCAGTGCTTGTTGCATATTATCTGAACGCAAGTTAGCGTGAACATCTACATAAAACATCTCTTCCCACGGCTTACCATTAATTGGGCGAGATTCTAATTTACTCATCACTATCTTATTATTTTTTAAGATAATTAAAGCATCCACTAATGCACCGGCTTGTTGACCTGTTGTGATCAATAACGTCGTTTTCGCTGGAACTTGTTCAGTTACTTCAATCGCTCGTGGAGCCACAACAATAAAGCGAGTCATATTAATTTGCTGATTCGCTAAGTTATGTTCCAAAACCGTTAAGCCATACAATGCTCCGCCAGCCTCACTACCTAATGCAGCAACATTAGGGGAATTATGTTCTGCCACTTTTTGCATTGCTGTAGATGTGCTGTCGCAATATTCAATTTTCCAATGAGGGAACTGAGATAAATATTGGCTACATTGCTGGAAGGGCTGAGGGTGGCTATAAACTGTATCAATCTTGCTTAATTCACTACCTGGCGTGGTCAACAAGCAATGGTTAATTGGCAAACGAATTTCACCGACAATGGACAATGATGTATTTTGCAGTAAATCGTAAACATCATTTATTGCCCCTGAGCTGGTATTTTCGATAGGTAAAATACCGTAATCTGCTTGACCACTTTCAACGAGTGAGAAGATATCTTGAAACTTATGGCAGCTGCATTCAACCAGTTGATCAAAATGACGAGCTGAATATTGACGCGCGGCAACATGGGAATAAGAACCTTTAGGTCCTAAAAATGCAAATCTTGCGGTATCACTTGGTGTCAGATTTAAATGTTTTTGTAAGATAGCTTGTTGAGTAAGGACAGAATCCTCAATGATCATCTGAAACAAGCGTGTAATATAAAAACCATCAAGACCCAGAGGTGTGCCTTTATTAATTAATACATCGAGTAATTGTCGTTCGCGCTCTTTGTCACGGATTGGGCGGTTATCATCGATTTTGGTTTCAGCAACTTCAATTGCATAGCCTCGACGTTTTGCAAGAAGCCCAAGGAGTTCACTGTCTAACTGGCTAATTTTCTCACGGACTTTCAGTAAATTAGTGCTATTTTCCATTCTGCGACCCTATCAAACATCAGTGAATAAAAAAGCCCCCTAGGTAGGGGGCTTTAAAATATTGTCTTCTTTTTTTTCTCGAACGACAAAAGCCCCTTAATGTGAGTGGCTAAAGAAGAAAAAGAAAACAGT
This window encodes:
- the pheA gene encoding bifunctional chorismate mutase/prephenate dehydratase is translated as MENSTNLLKVREKISQLDSELLGLLAKRRGYAIEVAETKIDDNRPIRDKERERQLLDVLINKGTPLGLDGFYITRLFQMIIEDSVLTQQAILQKHLNLTPSDTARFAFLGPKGSYSHVAARQYSARHFDQLVECSCHKFQDIFSLVESGQADYGILPIENTSSGAINDVYDLLQNTSLSIVGEIRLPINHCLLTTPGSELSKIDTVYSHPQPFQQCSQYLSQFPHWKIEYCDSTSTAMQKVAEHNSPNVAALGSEAGGALYGLTVLEHNLANQQINMTRFIVVAPRAIEVTEQVPAKTTLLITTGQQAGALVDALIILKNNKIVMSKLESRPINGKPWEEMFYVDVHANLRSDNMQQALKELAEITRSIKILGCYPSENIVPVEPEKMTP
- a CDS encoding methyl-accepting chemotaxis protein, coding for MSFKNLKISLKLTIAFGVFITLIVLSSLFSLVNMNRANESIQNVIFKSYPITANANSVMDNFYSYIGIQELILLDDRGSEKRKEELVKISQNISDLLDELDRSITDSRSREVLDNIQEVRAKFISTQQQMMEFMNQGNRQAAIEMMMTKTSAIQREYREQVQNLIAIQNMLMQETGYQVEDDYKANRVLLAFLSIISIVVGCVMGWYITRIITKPLEQAVDFAKSIASGDLTQNIQAQSKDETGILLESLSEMKGHLLEIVQEVQNGSESISAAAGQIVAGNQNLAARTEEQAASVEQTASSMEQITSTVQNTTEHTHEATMLADNTAVTVKNNGQMMVQLTDKMRAINGSSQKMTDIINLIDSIAFQTNILALNASVEAARAGEHGRGFAVVAGEVRLLAQKSAASASDIRSLIENSSSQTQEGMELVEQASQQIHGMVASVEEMNALLREIGQASREQSDGISQINSAVGQLDLTTQQNAGLVEESVVAADSLNDQAYHLQELVNYFKLSATIQKS
- the tyrA gene encoding bifunctional chorismate mutase/prephenate dehydrogenase codes for the protein MSAELSHLREQIDEVDKSLLDLLARRLQLVAEVGEVKSQHGLPIYVPERESSMLAARRAEAERMGIPPDLIEDILRRIMRESYARENDKGFKTLNPTAGPIVIVGGNGKMGRLFHRLLSLSGYQVKLLGEQDWDNAASIVSGASVVMISVPIHLTVDVIKRLPTLDPETILVDIASVKQKPLEAMLSVHQGPVLGLHPMFGPDIGSVAKQVFAFCDGRKAESYQWLLEQLQVWGARLKAIKPEEHDRNMSFIQALRHFTTFTYGQNLAKEQVDLQQLLDLSSPIYRLELAMVGRLFAQDPQLYADIIMSSDENVELIRRYYQLLGQSIEMLERKDKAEFIRQFEQVSQWFGEDAHHFMKESQSLLQRANDNRK